A region from the SAR86 cluster bacterium genome encodes:
- a CDS encoding TonB-dependent receptor has protein sequence MKRFLFTLLSISVIANFIFAQDIEEVVVTSSLVDSNKITNPLYVIDGEDIIDDATTSLGDAIDSYLGVSIADYGAAVGQPIIRGMSGPRVKILKNGMVNRDVSGLGVDHLNDIDLNDVQQIEIVKGPSSLLYANGTTGGIINVVDNAIATMDIEEPLINVGLESQSVNSGDTHNINAKSNINGLNLTFGYKNSEFGNYDVPNGAVIHEEEEEDEEEEENLGYINNSDLQVESSKFGLSKTGDWGFIGFSIDNLESVYGIPFHGEEHEPEGEGEAEPHGEERIFSTTDSESFSIKGSYNINGSLINSITYNFRDSDYSLTEGHEEEHDEDEPHDPDEEDEPTVFMNDAIEYGAIFDLSTENMTQKISLNFVDEDSSIVGEEAFMNPANNEEFTLGYFVSKNLELFKVDFGFRLDQIERSGSVTDEHHGDIDNFVIEDDTNSFALSVGRDLSDNLDIKLGYASVERAPSVIELFMNGPHMATGRFEVGDPTLSNETSNNFDITLSFDNGDYYALASVYINDVDNYITLHDEEHHEEDGEEEHHECNEEEDDDHPVEDPGGDPHPHPELICSNYEQADAEFDGYEIEFGRTFALSSGDLTLSFGRDVVNAKFDDGHYLPRINPARNVYSLSYVQDDLIFNLSMKDVEKQNDIGEGETVTGAYQMLDTRLTKTFNINGKGDLKVSLFGRNLLDEAARNHASFVKNEVPLPGRNYGIKFNFTY, from the coding sequence ATGAAACGTTTTTTATTTACGCTATTATCAATTAGCGTGATTGCAAATTTTATATTTGCACAAGATATTGAAGAAGTTGTTGTTACCTCTTCTTTGGTTGATTCAAATAAAATCACAAATCCTTTATATGTTATAGATGGTGAAGACATTATTGACGATGCAACAACTAGTCTAGGAGATGCGATTGACAGTTATTTGGGAGTATCTATAGCGGACTATGGTGCAGCAGTGGGACAGCCAATAATTAGAGGAATGTCAGGACCAAGAGTCAAAATTCTTAAAAATGGTATGGTCAATAGAGATGTATCAGGACTCGGCGTAGACCATTTAAATGATATCGATTTAAATGATGTCCAACAAATTGAAATTGTAAAAGGTCCATCATCTTTGCTTTATGCTAATGGAACGACTGGTGGAATTATAAATGTTGTTGACAATGCAATTGCAACTATGGATATTGAGGAACCCCTAATTAATGTTGGTCTTGAGTCTCAATCAGTAAATAGTGGCGACACTCATAATATTAATGCAAAGAGTAATATTAATGGATTGAACTTAACTTTTGGTTATAAAAACTCTGAGTTTGGAAATTATGATGTTCCTAATGGCGCAGTAATTCACGAAGAGGAAGAGGAAGATGAAGAGGAAGAGGAAAATTTAGGTTATATAAATAACTCTGATCTTCAGGTTGAGTCTTCAAAATTTGGACTCTCAAAAACAGGAGATTGGGGCTTCATAGGTTTCTCAATTGATAATTTAGAAAGTGTCTATGGTATTCCTTTTCATGGTGAGGAACATGAACCAGAGGGTGAAGGCGAGGCAGAACCTCATGGGGAAGAACGAATTTTTTCAACAACTGATTCAGAGAGTTTTTCTATAAAAGGTTCTTATAATATTAATGGTAGCTTAATAAATTCCATTACATATAACTTTAGGGATTCGGATTATTCATTAACTGAAGGTCATGAAGAGGAACATGATGAAGATGAGCCTCACGATCCTGATGAGGAAGATGAGCCAACAGTTTTCATGAATGATGCAATTGAGTATGGAGCAATTTTTGATTTATCTACTGAAAATATGACACAAAAAATATCACTAAATTTTGTTGATGAGGATTCTTCAATTGTTGGAGAAGAAGCCTTTATGAATCCTGCAAATAACGAAGAGTTTACGCTTGGATACTTCGTCAGCAAAAATCTTGAACTTTTTAAAGTCGATTTTGGTTTTAGATTGGATCAAATTGAGAGATCTGGAAGTGTTACTGATGAGCATCATGGTGACATAGACAATTTTGTAATAGAAGATGATACAAATAGTTTTGCCCTGAGTGTAGGCAGAGATTTAAGTGATAATCTTGATATTAAACTAGGTTATGCAAGTGTTGAAAGAGCTCCTTCAGTTATTGAGCTTTTTATGAATGGTCCTCATATGGCGACAGGAAGGTTTGAAGTTGGTGATCCTACATTATCAAACGAAACCTCTAACAATTTTGACATTACATTAAGCTTTGACAACGGTGATTATTACGCGCTTGCTAGCGTATATATAAACGATGTAGATAATTATATTACCCTCCATGATGAAGAACATCATGAAGAGGATGGTGAAGAGGAGCATCATGAATGTAATGAGGAAGAGGATGATGATCATCCAGTAGAAGATCCTGGTGGAGATCCGCATCCGCATCCTGAGTTAATTTGTTCAAACTATGAACAAGCAGACGCTGAATTTGATGGATACGAAATAGAGTTTGGTAGAACATTTGCCTTGAGCTCAGGCGATTTAACATTATCTTTTGGAAGAGATGTTGTAAATGCTAAATTTGATGATGGGCATTATTTACCTAGAATCAATCCAGCAAGAAATGTTTATTCTCTATCGTATGTTCAAGACGATTTAATTTTTAACTTGAGTATGAAAGATGTTGAAAAGCAAAATGATATTGGTGAAGGTGAAACTGTGACTGGAGCATATCAAATGCTTGATACTAGGTTAACAAAAACATTTAATATTAATGGTAAGGGTGATTTAAAAGTTTCATTATTTGGTAGGAACCTTCTAGATGAAGCTGCAAGAAATCACGCGTCATTTGTAAAAAATGAAGTACCTCTTCCAGGTAGAAATTACGGAATTAAATTTAATTTTACCTATTAA